A region of Maridesulfovibrio bastinii DSM 16055 DNA encodes the following proteins:
- the murG gene encoding undecaprenyldiphospho-muramoylpentapeptide beta-N-acetylglucosaminyltransferase: MNRIVLTTGGTGGHVFPAIAVARELTDRYPQCEILFLGGKGPEREMVERAGIKFKGLPAKGIVGGGIRKLLSSFWIAGGLFMSVLELLRFKPEAVIGFGGYAGFCPVLGGAMLGIPCAIHEQNSVPGVTNKVLGRFVKKVFASFEDKEGAFPSEKVMLTGNPVRKEIVECAQHKPGSTVLVFGGSQGASAINEAVVDALALLKKAGIKLFHQTGKNDLQKVRKAYEAAGYNPDCVQPFIHNMAEAYAEAALVICRSGASTVFEISAAGKPAVFIPFPHATHDHQTSNAKRLAEIGAAKIIPQNELSGEKLAETIIGLIASPNNLNEMRDAALSFARPGAAASVVDGLETIINSKARG; this comes from the coding sequence ATGAATAGAATCGTTCTGACCACAGGCGGAACCGGCGGGCATGTTTTCCCCGCCATTGCAGTGGCCCGTGAGCTGACGGACCGCTATCCGCAATGTGAAATTCTCTTTCTGGGGGGTAAAGGCCCTGAAAGGGAAATGGTCGAACGTGCCGGAATTAAATTTAAGGGACTGCCTGCAAAAGGAATTGTTGGTGGCGGCATCAGGAAACTACTTTCAAGTTTCTGGATAGCTGGCGGACTTTTCATGTCCGTGCTTGAACTGCTCCGCTTCAAACCTGAAGCCGTCATAGGTTTCGGCGGCTACGCAGGCTTCTGCCCGGTCCTTGGCGGAGCAATGCTTGGCATTCCCTGCGCAATACATGAGCAGAACAGTGTTCCCGGAGTGACCAATAAGGTTCTCGGACGCTTTGTTAAAAAAGTTTTTGCCTCATTTGAGGATAAGGAAGGAGCATTTCCTTCTGAAAAAGTGATGCTTACCGGTAACCCGGTACGAAAAGAAATTGTGGAATGTGCGCAACATAAACCGGGATCAACGGTTCTGGTCTTTGGCGGAAGTCAGGGCGCCTCAGCAATAAACGAAGCTGTTGTAGATGCTCTAGCGCTTCTGAAAAAAGCAGGAATTAAACTTTTCCACCAGACCGGAAAAAACGATCTGCAGAAAGTGCGCAAGGCATACGAAGCCGCCGGATATAATCCGGACTGTGTTCAGCCTTTCATCCACAATATGGCTGAAGCTTATGCGGAAGCGGCTCTCGTAATATGCAGGTCCGGAGCATCAACGGTTTTTGAAATTTCGGCGGCGGGAAAACCGGCTGTTTTCATACCTTTTCCCCACGCCACCCATGACCATCAGACCAGTAACGCTAAAAGACTGGCTGAAATAGGTGCTGCAAAGATTATCCCGCAGAATGAACTCAGCGGAGAAAAACTTGCGGAAACAATTATCGGGCTGATTGCCAGCCCCAATAATCTGAATGAAATGCGGGATGCGGCTTTATCTTTCGCCCGTCCCGGGGCCGCTGCATCTGTAGTGGACGGACTGGAAACAATAATAAACTCAAAGGCAAGAGGTTAG
- the ftsW gene encoding putative lipid II flippase FtsW encodes MNSRKTKLDENTARPDYWFMAAALLLAFFGLMMVLSASGIMAERYFDDKYLFFKKQAVFLVGGLVLMFFSSRVSKKFFYNLVYIWLIGAFLLLILCDFTPLAVNAGGAKRWLALGPLRLQPLEFAKPALVLYLAYFFSQKQDKVKTFSVGFLPPFAITGMLCLLLMLQPDFGGSVFIAMLLFFMSLVGGTRISYLLTSLIFAGGAGYMLITSSPYRLKRMTAFLDPFKSAKNEGYQLVQSLYAFGSGHFFGEGLGAGKQKLFFLPEAHNDFIMAVVGEELGFIGVLAIFLIIGLLLYRGFKIALAQEELQDKFTAYGMVLILALGFFLNLAVVMGTVPPKGVPMPFVSYGGSSLMISCLCTGVLLNLSRGKV; translated from the coding sequence ATGAACAGCAGAAAAACAAAGCTTGATGAAAATACCGCGCGCCCGGATTACTGGTTCATGGCAGCGGCTCTGCTGCTGGCCTTTTTCGGACTGATGATGGTTCTTTCCGCCAGTGGAATCATGGCTGAACGCTATTTTGACGACAAATACCTGTTCTTCAAAAAACAGGCTGTTTTTCTCGTCGGCGGTCTGGTGCTGATGTTTTTCAGCTCCAGAGTCTCAAAAAAGTTTTTCTACAATCTGGTTTATATATGGCTTATTGGAGCGTTCCTGCTGCTTATCCTATGTGATTTCACTCCACTTGCCGTTAACGCCGGTGGAGCAAAACGCTGGCTGGCACTCGGGCCACTGAGACTTCAGCCTCTGGAATTCGCCAAACCTGCGCTTGTCCTTTACCTAGCTTACTTCTTTTCCCAGAAGCAGGATAAAGTAAAAACTTTCAGTGTCGGCTTTCTGCCGCCATTTGCAATAACCGGAATGCTGTGTCTGCTGCTTATGCTCCAACCTGATTTCGGCGGATCTGTTTTTATTGCAATGCTTTTATTTTTCATGAGCCTTGTAGGCGGGACCAGAATAAGTTATCTGCTCACCTCTCTCATTTTTGCCGGTGGTGCCGGATACATGCTTATCACAAGCTCACCATACCGTTTAAAACGTATGACAGCCTTTCTGGACCCCTTCAAAAGTGCAAAAAATGAGGGCTACCAGCTTGTCCAGTCCCTTTATGCCTTCGGTTCCGGGCATTTTTTCGGAGAAGGACTTGGAGCTGGAAAGCAGAAGCTGTTTTTCCTTCCGGAAGCACACAATGACTTCATTATGGCGGTTGTAGGGGAAGAACTTGGATTTATCGGCGTGCTGGCAATTTTTCTCATTATAGGACTTCTGCTCTACCGGGGATTTAAGATAGCTCTGGCGCAGGAAGAACTTCAGGATAAGTTCACAGCCTATGGCATGGTACTTATTCTGGCTCTCGGATTTTTTCTGAATCTTGCGGTTGTCATGGGAACAGTACCTCCCAAGGGAGTTCCGATGCCGTTTGTCAGTTATGGAGGATCGAGCCTTATGATTTCCTGTCTCTGCACAGGAGTTCTGCTCAATCTTTCAAGGGGCAAAGTATGA
- the murD gene encoding UDP-N-acetylmuramoyl-L-alanine--D-glutamate ligase: protein MSSILAQQSANKNIFKDRFGVIAGAGRSGIAAAKVLHMLGAKVRIVDENTSLEENILEGLGADAQLKTGPLSASGFEGADIIVLSPGIPSRKIKELLPEFPDEKIISELELASFLTDEPIIAITGTNGKTTTTSIISHVLEYAGKSVFTGGNIGTPLCEHLLQDKRSDVLVLEVSSFQLQNCYNFSPDAAILLNISANHLDYHLDMEEYTEAKLNIFKKQTADDLAIIAEEMKPMLGSRNFTGAEIKYFNNDSVEEIPNLPGPHNRGNMHAAMLATAKFGVTSELFMKAVREFKGKPHRIEYLGTVNGVKFIDDSKATNLDAVCAALNSCSSPVRLLLGGHFKGGDVTTIIPSMQGKVVEVGLFGAGREYFETPLKKEFPTSWNEKLEDAVRKLFSTANCGDTILLSPATASFDAYKSYAARGDDFKRIMEELS from the coding sequence ATGTCCAGCATACTCGCTCAACAATCAGCAAATAAAAACATCTTTAAAGATCGGTTCGGCGTAATTGCCGGAGCCGGGCGTTCCGGTATTGCGGCAGCGAAAGTGCTGCACATGCTCGGTGCGAAGGTGCGTATTGTTGACGAGAACACCAGTCTTGAAGAAAACATCCTCGAAGGACTCGGTGCTGATGCTCAGCTAAAGACCGGTCCACTCAGCGCATCCGGATTTGAAGGTGCTGATATTATAGTCCTGAGCCCGGGAATTCCTTCCAGAAAGATAAAAGAGCTTCTGCCTGAATTTCCTGATGAAAAAATAATCTCAGAGCTTGAACTTGCTTCGTTCCTTACAGACGAACCAATCATCGCGATTACCGGAACCAATGGAAAAACAACCACGACTTCCATCATAAGTCATGTTCTGGAATACGCGGGGAAAAGCGTCTTTACCGGTGGCAACATAGGCACCCCACTTTGTGAACACCTATTGCAGGATAAACGCTCGGATGTGCTGGTTCTTGAAGTTTCCAGCTTCCAGTTGCAAAACTGCTATAATTTCAGTCCTGATGCAGCAATACTGCTGAACATTTCCGCCAACCATCTCGATTACCATCTCGATATGGAAGAATATACCGAGGCCAAGCTTAATATTTTCAAAAAACAGACTGCTGACGATCTCGCCATTATAGCGGAAGAAATGAAGCCAATGCTTGGCAGCCGCAATTTTACCGGGGCTGAAATAAAGTATTTCAATAATGACTCAGTGGAAGAAATTCCCAATCTTCCCGGACCGCATAACCGTGGAAATATGCACGCAGCCATGCTTGCCACGGCTAAATTCGGCGTAACTTCCGAACTGTTCATGAAAGCAGTCAGAGAATTTAAGGGTAAACCGCATCGCATTGAATACTTGGGAACTGTCAACGGTGTAAAATTTATTGACGACTCCAAAGCTACAAATCTTGATGCTGTCTGTGCAGCTTTAAACAGTTGTTCAAGCCCGGTGAGACTCCTTCTCGGAGGTCATTTCAAGGGAGGAGATGTCACAACAATTATACCTTCCATGCAGGGCAAAGTTGTTGAAGTCGGTCTGTTCGGTGCGGGCAGAGAATATTTTGAAACACCACTTAAAAAAGAATTTCCCACTTCATGGAATGAAAAACTTGAGGATGCAGTCAGGAAACTTTTCTCCACTGCAAATTGCGGGGACACAATACTTCTTTCCCCGGCAACAGCAAGTTTTGATGCTTACAAAAGCTATGCGGCCAGAGGCGATGATTTCAAAAGAATCATGGAGGAACTTTCATGA
- a CDS encoding UDP-N-acetylmuramoyl-L-alanyl-D-glutamate--2,6-diaminopimelate ligase: MFDEKGWKKLLQLSADKVNVRTDSRKVEPGDIFVAIPGPKQNGADFIPQAVEKGAAYILTCAEIKECEAEVIRHPDPAAALGELARAYFKTDRLKLKVVGITGTNGKTTVSYLIEHLLSSAGMKVGVLGTVAYRWPGFKIDAPLTTPDCWTLHSYIAKMEADGVDVAVMEVSSHALHQNRAAGIEFDCAVLTNVTQDHLDYHGDMESYFEAKSLLFKSCPREGKQAVINYDDPYGKRLLEDYSPATGFGLTDPYESKADQLHGEMLSCTGNGLHLKMTYKGQSWELDSDLIGRHNGSNLLAAQGVGLFFGLTAEDMKKFSSFHGVPGRLERVRNDKGLNIFVDYAHTPDALDNVLSTLNELDFERVITVFGCGGDRDRTKRPLMGKAVCSKTDIAVMTSDNPRTENPEAILDDIRPGLSSCTEVIEEVDRSKAIRKAVEIMNSNDVLLIAGKGHETYQIVGTTKHPFSDSEEVTKALGEIYA, from the coding sequence ATGTTTGATGAAAAAGGCTGGAAGAAACTTCTTCAATTAAGCGCAGACAAAGTAAATGTGCGCACCGACTCCAGAAAAGTGGAACCGGGTGATATTTTTGTTGCCATTCCCGGACCAAAACAGAATGGAGCCGACTTTATTCCGCAGGCCGTGGAAAAAGGCGCAGCCTATATACTGACATGCGCAGAAATAAAAGAATGCGAAGCTGAAGTTATCCGCCACCCTGATCCGGCCGCGGCTCTCGGTGAACTTGCCAGAGCATATTTTAAAACGGACAGACTTAAACTTAAAGTTGTTGGAATAACCGGGACTAACGGCAAGACAACTGTTTCTTATCTGATTGAACATCTTTTAAGCAGCGCCGGGATGAAAGTTGGAGTGCTTGGCACCGTGGCTTACCGCTGGCCCGGATTTAAAATTGACGCTCCGCTGACAACACCGGACTGCTGGACCCTGCACAGCTACATTGCAAAAATGGAAGCAGACGGCGTGGATGTAGCCGTAATGGAAGTTTCTTCTCATGCTCTGCACCAGAACAGGGCCGCCGGTATAGAATTCGATTGCGCTGTGCTGACAAACGTCACTCAGGACCATCTGGATTACCACGGTGATATGGAATCATATTTTGAGGCAAAATCCCTGCTCTTTAAAAGCTGTCCCCGTGAAGGCAAGCAGGCCGTAATCAATTACGATGATCCCTACGGCAAAAGACTTCTTGAAGACTACTCCCCGGCCACAGGATTCGGACTTACAGATCCTTACGAAAGCAAAGCCGACCAGCTTCATGGAGAAATGCTTTCCTGCACCGGTAACGGCCTGCACTTGAAGATGACTTACAAGGGTCAAAGCTGGGAACTGGATTCAGACCTCATCGGCAGACATAACGGTTCAAACCTGCTTGCTGCGCAGGGAGTAGGACTGTTCTTCGGACTTACAGCTGAAGACATGAAGAAATTTTCTTCATTCCACGGTGTCCCCGGAAGACTCGAAAGAGTCCGTAATGACAAGGGACTGAATATTTTTGTTGATTATGCACATACTCCTGATGCTCTGGACAATGTCCTTTCAACTCTGAACGAACTCGACTTTGAACGGGTTATCACTGTTTTCGGCTGCGGAGGAGATAGAGACCGCACAAAACGGCCGTTAATGGGTAAAGCCGTATGTTCCAAAACAGACATTGCAGTTATGACGTCAGACAATCCGAGAACTGAAAATCCCGAAGCAATTCTTGATGATATCAGACCGGGGCTTTCCTCCTGCACCGAAGTAATAGAGGAAGTAGACCGTTCAAAGGCCATCAGAAAAGCTGTTGAAATAATGAACAGCAATGATGTGCTGCTGATAGCAGGCAAGGGCCATGAAACTTATCAGATTGTCGGCACCACCAAGCATCCTTTCAGTGACTCTGAAGAAGTTACGAAAGCTTTAGGGGAGATTTACGCTTGA
- a CDS encoding UDP-N-acetylmuramoyl-tripeptide--D-alanyl-D-alanine ligase → MKLTLSEIEEQLRGGHEIPSAETTEVTQIRIDSRLVKKGDVFFCLEGENFDGHNFALSALESGASAVVVSKFMPELEDKPAIMVKNTVHALGLLATYWRSRSKAEVIAVTGSAGKTTVKEMLSQVLSEKYSVHKNFMNLNNQIGLPCSMLEASGEEDFWVVELGISHPGDMAELGSVAQPDIAVVHNIGPAHIEGLGSLENIAREKASIFKYLQPNGEALCCKDYELLLNAAKEIVPEPVTFSSQDSSADYYCTLLEALPDGRGKFLLNIKGESAEIILPGCGSHLAEDAAAVACAVSKAGFSPAETFKALETVTLPRQRFCCSNKGRWTLIDDTYNANPLSMKKAIETARKMAESRPFVLVLGDMLELGADAVRAHVDLGKQIAQAAPEATFFFGRHYDDVASTTNGSTLVPVNTPSEFITGIRELGLCDAVVLFKGSRSCHMEEYHAALSNELNKETSGAVK, encoded by the coding sequence TTGAAACTGACTCTAAGCGAAATAGAAGAGCAGCTCCGAGGCGGACACGAAATTCCTTCTGCTGAGACCACAGAAGTGACTCAAATCCGAATTGACAGTCGTCTGGTAAAAAAAGGAGATGTTTTTTTCTGCCTCGAAGGGGAAAATTTCGATGGCCACAACTTCGCCCTTTCAGCTCTTGAAAGCGGCGCAAGTGCTGTTGTGGTTTCCAAATTCATGCCCGAACTGGAAGATAAACCTGCAATAATGGTAAAAAATACAGTCCATGCCCTTGGACTTCTCGCCACTTACTGGCGTTCCCGCTCAAAAGCCGAAGTTATCGCCGTGACAGGTTCTGCCGGTAAAACCACGGTAAAAGAGATGCTTTCTCAGGTGCTTTCAGAGAAGTACAGCGTTCATAAAAATTTTATGAACCTGAACAACCAGATAGGACTCCCCTGCTCAATGCTGGAAGCCAGCGGCGAAGAGGATTTCTGGGTTGTGGAACTCGGCATCAGCCATCCCGGTGACATGGCGGAACTTGGTTCCGTAGCCCAACCGGATATCGCGGTAGTTCATAACATCGGTCCGGCCCATATCGAAGGTCTGGGAAGTCTTGAAAATATTGCCAGAGAAAAAGCTTCCATATTCAAATACCTGCAACCAAATGGCGAAGCCCTCTGCTGCAAGGATTATGAGCTTCTCTTGAATGCGGCAAAAGAAATTGTACCCGAACCGGTTACATTTTCATCGCAGGACAGCTCTGCTGATTATTACTGCACTCTTCTTGAAGCACTCCCGGACGGAAGAGGAAAATTTCTGCTGAATATTAAAGGTGAGTCAGCCGAGATAATTCTGCCCGGCTGTGGATCACATCTGGCTGAGGATGCCGCAGCAGTGGCCTGCGCTGTCTCAAAAGCCGGATTCTCCCCAGCGGAAACATTTAAGGCCCTTGAGACAGTTACCCTGCCCAGACAGAGGTTCTGCTGCAGCAACAAAGGTCGCTGGACTCTTATTGACGACACATACAACGCCAATCCTCTTTCCATGAAAAAGGCTATAGAAACAGCCAGAAAAATGGCTGAAAGCAGACCTTTTGTGCTGGTTCTGGGTGACATGCTCGAACTTGGCGCAGATGCGGTCAGGGCTCATGTTGATCTTGGAAAACAGATAGCTCAGGCGGCTCCTGAAGCAACATTTTTCTTCGGACGTCACTATGATGACGTGGCGTCAACAACCAACGGCTCAACTTTAGTTCCGGTAAATACTCCTTCTGAATTCATAACCGGAATAAGGGAACTCGGCCTCTGTGATGCCGTGGTCCTGTTCAAAGGTTCGCGCTCATGCCATATGGAAGAGTACCACGCGGCTTTATCAAACGAGCTTAACAAAGAAACCTCGGGAGCCGTAAAATGA
- the mraY gene encoding phospho-N-acetylmuramoyl-pentapeptide-transferase: MIYHFLVPLSAQLGAFNVFRYITFRSIYALLTALVLTIVLGPMLIRWLQKIKCGQYIREDGPQHQCKAGTPTMGGLIIGMAVMCSTLLWADLTNIYVWLTMFVFTGFGVVGFVDDYIKVVKKRNKGLSPAAKLGGQLLVAGIAVSLLIMEPAYSTTLSVPFFKNINPDLGWFYLPFAIFVLVGSSNGVNLTDGLDGLAIGPMIVGAGCFALFIYVAGHSEMAGYLKVTHVPGVGEVTVFCGALVGAGLGFLWYNAYPAQIFMGDVGSLSLGGVLGFISVLAKQELLLTIVGGVFVFETLSVILQVSYFKFSGGKRIFRMAPLHHHFELKGIPESKIIIRFWILSLLMALMALSTLKLR, encoded by the coding sequence ATGATCTACCATTTCCTGGTACCCTTAAGCGCACAACTGGGAGCTTTCAATGTATTCAGATACATTACCTTCCGCTCCATATACGCCCTGCTGACAGCACTTGTGCTGACCATAGTTTTAGGGCCTATGCTCATCAGATGGCTGCAAAAAATCAAATGCGGTCAGTATATCCGTGAAGATGGACCTCAGCACCAGTGCAAAGCCGGAACGCCTACCATGGGCGGCCTTATCATCGGCATGGCGGTTATGTGCTCCACTCTGCTCTGGGCCGATCTTACAAATATTTACGTCTGGCTGACCATGTTTGTTTTTACAGGGTTCGGCGTTGTCGGCTTTGTTGATGACTACATAAAAGTTGTCAAAAAACGCAATAAAGGACTTTCTCCTGCGGCCAAACTCGGAGGACAGCTTCTGGTGGCCGGAATAGCGGTATCACTGCTCATCATGGAGCCGGCCTACTCAACAACTTTATCTGTCCCGTTTTTCAAGAACATCAACCCTGATCTGGGCTGGTTCTATCTGCCATTTGCCATATTCGTTCTGGTCGGCTCGTCAAACGGCGTTAACCTCACGGACGGTCTTGACGGACTGGCTATAGGTCCCATGATAGTCGGAGCCGGATGTTTTGCTCTTTTCATTTATGTTGCAGGACACTCGGAAATGGCCGGTTATCTGAAAGTAACCCATGTTCCCGGAGTCGGAGAAGTTACCGTTTTCTGCGGAGCTCTGGTCGGAGCCGGGCTGGGATTCCTCTGGTACAACGCCTATCCGGCGCAGATATTTATGGGAGATGTCGGCTCACTAAGTCTGGGAGGCGTTCTCGGTTTTATTTCCGTTCTTGCGAAACAGGAACTTCTGCTGACAATAGTCGGCGGAGTTTTTGTCTTCGAGACACTCTCGGTAATTTTGCAGGTCAGCTATTTCAAATTCAGCGGAGGCAAAAGAATTTTCCGCATGGCTCCGCTTCACCATCACTTTGAACTCAAGGGAATACCTGAATCTAAAATTATCATCAGATTCTGGATTCTTTCCCTGTTAATGGCCCTTATGGCCCTCAGCACACTTAAATTGAGGTAA